From the genome of Cryptococcus neoformans var. neoformans B-3501A chromosome 1, whole genome shotgun sequence, one region includes:
- a CDS encoding hypothetical protein (Similar to gi|46097230|gb|EAK82463.1| hypothetical protein UM01765.1 [Ustilago maydis 521], FASTA scores: opt: 1050, E(): 3.7e-54, (41.206% identity (70.603% similar) in 398 aa overlap (1-390:1-383)); HMMPfam hit to DnaJ, DnaJ domain, score: 111.2, E(): 2.4e-30; HMMPfam hit to DnaJ_CXXCXGXG, DnaJ central domain (4 repeats), score: 69.6, E(): 7.9e-18): MVADTTYYDLLEVAVDATETEIKKAYKKKAMQHHPPQNPDDPNSHETFQRIGQAYETLSNPNDRATYDQYGADGPPRGGMPSDMDMDDLFSAMFGGGFDDFGGGMGGGFFDPSGGRGGGRRKPAKGRDTTVPYDITLEEAFKGKKVVMSIERDRVCGGCKGSGARPGVAPKECSKCSGKGVVFTDRMLGPGLVGKVKSPCPECNGEGVKLRDKEKCKKCKGQKVVKEKKRIEFMIDPGTEDGERIALRGEGDEAPDIPPGDVIFLIRHLPHPSFRAQPHSPGSLTILLSIRLSEALLGFSRVLFIHLDGKGVHVTSKKGERIIQPGSVWVIKGEGLPIRGKGKRGDMYVRFDVEFPTTDWAKGVEVDGGESTKVELPGRKPDLGLSPEQIVVRELSDKPVN, from the exons ATGGTCGCAGACACCACCTACTACGACCTCCTCGAGGTCGCCGTGGACGCAACAGAGACAGAGATCAAAAAGGCATACAAGAAAAAGGCCATGCAGCACCATCCA CCGCAGAACCCCGATGATCCCAACTCGCATGAAACATTCCAACGTATCGGCCAAGCGTACGAGACGCTTTCGAATCCCAATGAC CGTGCAACATATGACCAGTATGGGGCGGACGGTCCTCCCCGGGGCGGTATGCCATCCGACATGGACATGGACGACCTCTTCTCTGCCATGTTTGGTGGCGGATTCGACGACTTTGGCGGTGGGATGGGCGGAGGGTTCTTTGATCCCAGCGGCGGCCGTGGCGGAGGACGACGAAAACCAGCAAAAGGCAGAGATACCACTGTGCCGTATGATATCACGCTGGAAGAGGCGTtcaaggggaagaaggtggtgaTGAGTATTGAACGAGATCGGGTGTGTGGTGGATGCAAAGGAAGTGGTGCAAGGCCGGGTGTGGCACCGAAAGAATGTTCGAAATGCTCAGGTAAAGGTGTGGTGTTTACCGACCGTATG CTGGGCCCAGGACTTGTGGGTAAAGTCAAGTCACCATGTCCTGAATGTAACGGCGAGGGTGTCAAACTGCgggacaaggagaagtgCAAGAAGTGTAAAGGCCAAAAGGTtgtgaaggagaagaagagaatagAGTTCATGATTGATCCCGGAACAGAGGATGGCGAACGGATAGCAttgagaggagagggggaTGAAGCG CCCGATATCCCACCAGGCGATGtgatcttcctcatccgacaccttcctcacccttccttccgCGCTCAACCCCACTCCCCCGGCTCActcaccatccttctttccatccgtCTGTCCGAAGCCCTCCTCGGTTTCTCCCGTGTTCTTTTTATCCATCTCGACGGTAAAGGCGTTCACGTCACTAGCAAAAAGGGGGAACGAATCATCCAGCCCGGAAGTGTCTGGGTGATTAAGGGTGAAGGATTGCCTATACGGGGTAAAGGCAAGAGAGGGGATATGTATGTCCGGTTCGATGTAGAGTTCCCAACAACGGATTGGGCAAAGGGGGTAGAAGTCGACGGCGGGGAGAGTACAAAGGTTGAATTACCAGGAAGGAAACCTGATTTGGGATTGAGTCCTGAACAGATTGTTGTGAGAGAGTTATCAGACAAGCCGGTTAACTAG
- a CDS encoding hypothetical protein (Similar to gi|46099720|gb|EAK84953.1| hypothetical protein UM03959.1 [Ustilago maydis 521], FASTA scores: opt: 2761, E(): 3.8e-171, (77.444% identity (93.985% similar) in 532 aa overlap (10-541:5-536)); HMMPfam hit to Cpn60_TCP1, TCP-1/cpn60 chaperonin family, score: 642.4, E(): 3e-190) yields MSVDQINPGQAVYAQDEFSRTDDRSLLYGRKVRTHGLEAIRSHILAARSVTNIIKTSLGPRGLDKILISPDGEITVTNDGATILGQMEVEHQIAKLLVEVSKSQDDEIGDGTTGVVVLAGALLSSALSLLDRGIHPIRIADGYEKACEIAVAELDRVADTIEFSKDDVSNLMKTAKTSLGSKIVSIAHDKFASIAVEAVLSVADLERRDVDFELIKVDGKVGGSLEDTSLVKGVVIDKDMSHPQMPSVVRDAKIAILTCPFEPPRPKTKHKLDIESVEEYKKLREYEKEKFLDMIKKVKDTGANLVICQWGFDDEANHLLMQNELPAVRWVGGPEIELIAIATNGRIVPRFEDLTADKLGHAGVVRELTFGTTRDKMLVIEECANSRAVTVFVRGSNKMIIDEAKRALHDAICVARNLVRDNRVVYGGGAAEICASVAVSKRADEIPTIEQYAMRAFANALDAIPLALAENSGLSPIDTLADVKSRQVTEGNPRLGIDCLGRAENDMKKQHVYDPLISKRQQFLLATQVVRMILRVDDVIDASAFGDE; encoded by the exons ATGTCTGTGGACCAAATAAACCCAGGTCAGGCTGTCTATGCCCAGGATGAG TTTTCCAGAACGGACGACCGTTCATTATTGTACG gaaggaaagttAGGACGCACGGCCTGGAAGCTATCAGG AGCCACATTCTTGCTGCCCGATCAG TAACCAACATCATTAAAACCTCTCTTGGTCCTCGTGGTTTGGACAAGATCCTCATTTCCCCAGATGGAGAGATAACTGTCACCAATGACGGTGCGACCATTTTGGGACAGATGGAAGTGGAACACCAGATTGCAAAACTCCTGGTAGAGGTGTCGAAGAgtcaagatgatgagattgGAGACGGTACAACAGGTGTTGTTG TACTTGCTGGTGcacttctttcttctgcGCTGTCTCTCCTTGACAGAGGTATACATCCTATCCGAATTGCCGATGGTTATGAGAAGGCTTGTGAAATCGCTGTCGCCGAGTTGGACCGCGTTGCGGACACT ATTGAATTTAGCAAGGATGATGTTTCAAATTTGATGAAGACCGCCAAGACCTCTTTGGGTAGCAAGAT TGTTTCTATCGCGCACGACAAATTCGCTTCCATCGCTGTTGAAGCGGTCCTCTCTGTTGCTGACCTCGAGCGCCGCGATGTCGATTTTGAGCTCATCAAGGTCGACGGCAAGGTCGGAGGTTCTCTCGAAGACACTTCCCTCGTCAAGGGTGTCGTCATCGACAAGGACATGTCCCATCCCCAAATGCCTTCTGTTGTTCGAGACGCCAAGATTGCTATTTTGACTTGTCCCTTTGAACCTCCTAGGCCAAAGACGAAGCACAAGTTGGACATTGAGAGCGTGGAGGAGTACAAAAAGTTGAGAGAGtacgagaaggagaagttTTTGGACATGATCAAGAA GGTGAAGGACACTGGCGCCAATTTGGTTATCTGTCAATGGGGTTTCGATGACGAGGCGAACCACTTGCTTATGCAAAATGAGCTCCCTGCCGTTCGATGGGTTGGTGGTCCCGAAATTGAG CTTATCGCCATTGCCACCAACGGCCGAATTGTCCCCCGATTCGAAGACCTTACCGCCGACAAGCTCGGTCACGCCGGTGTCGTCCGAGAACTTACCTTTGGTACCACTAGGGATAAGATGCTTGTTATCGAGGAGTGTGCCAACTCTAGGGCGGTGACTGTGTTTGTCAGGGGTAGTAACAAGATG ATCATTGACGAGGCTAAGCGAGCATTGCACGATGCCATCTGTGTTGCTCGTAACCTTGTGAGAGATAACCGGGTGGTCTacggtggtggtgctgcCGAGATTTGTGCTTCTGTTGCCGTCTCCAAGCGGGCCGACGAG ATCCCCACAATTGAGCAATACGCTATGCGCGCATTCGCCAACGCTCTCGATGCCATTCCTCTTGCGCTCGCCGAAAACTCTGGTTTGTCCCCTATCGACACTTTGGCCGACGTGAAGAGTAGACAGGTGACAGAAGGTAACCCAAGACTGGGTATTGACTGTTTGGGCAGGGCAGAAAATG ACATGAAAAAGCAACACGTCTACGATCCTCTAATCTCAAAGAGGCAGCAGTTCTTGCTCGCGACCCAAGTGGTAAGGATGATCTTGCGAGTGGACGATGTGATAGATGCCTCTGCATTTGGGGACGAGTAG
- a CDS encoding hypothetical protein (Match to ESTs gb|CF192575.1|CF192575, gb|CF184283.1|CF184283, gb|CF192574.1|CF192574; Similar to gi|7267133|emb|CAB77625.1| citrate synthase [Aspergillus niger], FASTA scores: opt: 2164, E(): 6.6e-138, (68.330% identity (88.503% similar) in 461 aa overlap (4-464:17-473)); HMMPfam hit to Citrate_synt, Citrate synthase, score: 701.4, E(): 5.4e-208) has product MSFIASRNALRSQLRPSLARSFATTPAAYAQSLKDRMAELIPQEIENVKATRAAHGAKSLGDVTVDMAYGGMRGIKGLIWEGSVLDPNEGIRFRGLTIPECQQKLPTAPGGSEPLPEALFWLLLTGEVPTDEQVKGLSQEWAARAAIPKFVEELIDRCPNTLHPMTQFAIAVNALNHDSAFAKAYSNGVHKKEYWKTTFDDSMDLIAKLPNIAGRIFRNVFGDGKLPPIDPSKDYSANLATLLGFGDNADFVELMRLYITIHSDHEGGNVSAHTGHLVGSALSDPFLAFGASLNGLAGPLHGLANQEVLRWVQKMRSQIGEDASDEKVAEYVWSTLKSGQVVPGYGHAVLRKTDPRYTAQREFALKHLPEDPLFKLVGQIYKIVPNILLEAGKAKNPWPNVDAHSGVLLTYYGLHQQDFYTVLFGVSRAFGVVSQLIWDRALGMPLERPKSYSTEAIKKMFEGK; this is encoded by the exons ATGAGCTTCATTGCCAGCCGAAACGCCCTCAGGTCCCAG TTGCGTCCCTCCCTCGCGAGGTCCTTCGCTACCACCCCTGCCGCCTACGCCCAGTCCCTCAAGGACCGCATGGCCGAGCTCATCCCCCAAGAGATTGAGAACGTCAAGGCTACCCGTGCCGCCCACGGCGCCAAGTCTCTCGGCGATGTCACCGTCGACATGGCTTACGGTGGTATGCGAGGCATCAAGGGCCTTATCTGGGAGGGTTCCGTTCTCGACCCCAACGAGGGTATTCGATTCCGTGGCTTGACCATCCCCGAGTGTCAGCAGAAGCTCCCCACCGCTCCCGGTGGTTCCGAGCCCTTGCCTGAAGCTCTCTTCTGGTTGCTTTTGACTGGTGAGGTCCCTACCGACGAGCAGGTCAAGGGTCTCTCTCAGGAGTGGGCCGCCAGGGCTGCCATCCCCAAGTTTGTTGAGGAGTTGATCGACCGATGCCCCAACACTCTCCACCCCATGACTCAGTTCGCCATTGCCGTTAACGCT CTTAACCACGACTCTGCCTTCGCCAAGGCCTACTCTAACGGTGTCCACAAGAAGGAGTACTGGAAGACTACCTTCGATGACTCCATGGACCTCATTGCCAAACTCCCCAACATTGCTGGCCGAATCTTCCGAAACGTCTTCGGTGACGGCAAGCTCCCCCCCATTGACCCCAGCAAGGACTACTCTGCCAACTTGGCTACCTTGCTCGGTTTCGGTGACAACGCCGACTTTGTCGAGCTCATGAGGTTGTACATCACCATCCACTCTGACCACGAAGGTGGTAACGTTTCCGCCCACACCGGTCACTTGGTCGGTTCCGCGCTCTCTGAccccttccttgccttcggTGCTTCCTTGAACGGTCTCGCCGGTCCCCTCCACGGTCTCGCTAACCAGGAAGTCCTCCGATGGGTCCAGAAGATGCGATCCCAGATTGGTGAGGACGCCTCTGACGAGAAGGTTGCCGAGTACGTCTGGTCTACCCTCAAGTCTGGCCAGGTCGTTCCCGGTTACGGTCACGCCGTCCTTAGGAAGACT GACCCCCGATACACTGCTCAGCGAGAGTTTGCCCTCAAGCACTTGCCCGAGGACCctctcttcaagctcgtcgGTCAGATCTACAAGATCGTTCCTAACATTCTCCTCGAGGCCGGTAAGGCCAAGA ACCCCTGGCCCAACGTCGACGCCCACTCTGGTGTCCTCCTTACTTACTACGGTCTCCACCAGCAGGACTTCTACACCGTCCTCTTCGGTGTTTCCC